From one Oncorhynchus masou masou isolate Uvic2021 unplaced genomic scaffold, UVic_Omas_1.1 unplaced_scaffold_3103, whole genome shotgun sequence genomic stretch:
- the LOC135534178 gene encoding EEIG family member 2-like, translating into RALPPQRDSAGNIYTLTHSPLAFQPEHPPTPTKSAASSERHSRHPVKQSSVECQLKRVDATRVDADDIVEKILQSQDFSHGLLDSSAEEEGLRLFVGPGGSTALGSQHTRVGAGPYEQVVIRR; encoded by the exons agagCTCTGCCTCCTCAGAGAGACTCAGCAGGTAATATCTACACACTTACTCACTCACCTCTGGCCTTTCAACCTgaacacccccccacccccacaaagAGCGCTGCCTcctcagagagacacagcag gcATCCAGTGAAGCAGAGCTCGGTGGAGTGTCAGCTGAAGAGGGTAGACGCCACGCGGGTAGATGCTGACGACATCGTGGAGAAGATCCTTCAGAGCCAGGACTTCAGCCACGGCCTGCTGGACTCCAGTGCTGAGG AGGAGGGGCTCAGGCTGTTTGTTGGTCCTGGTGGAAGCACAGCGCTGGGAAGCCAACACACCAG GGTTGGCGCGGGGCCCTACGAGCAGGTGGTGATCAGACGCTAG